The following coding sequences are from one Chanos chanos chromosome 12, fChaCha1.1, whole genome shotgun sequence window:
- the nup42 gene encoding nucleoporin NUP42, with protein sequence MTICSFFLQGRCRYGEKCWNEHPRGGRGGGGGGGSGGGGGGGGGYGDYNRSGGGFGNRVWVNPSQRSGNYVQPSSFPRGGNDWNRGNSSTDKSSNFSFTTQNRFATLNTQNTFDRGDQGRGDENDRLLETIQKDMEIWEGSGQWPFSCYSVLKGPISGFMELSPEELRLEYYTGRASGDLQNYANSVQQLANQWRNRVQELKAMNPSMRTALISELNNPPSSQIQSQTPSVGFGAPNSGFPSSTPGLTSSSSGFETGGFGPVSQSSASFSFASPNPGFGNTGTQPSAPSGFGNTTAGSGQASSGFGSTAPSSAPSASSFSFASPSVSKESTSVFGSAAAFSFSSSTTGSFGSGFAPANPSMGTTFGLPSSSGAFGGTVPGAVTGVAAGSAESLFTAKTELTPDELREFSAKRFTLGQIPLRPPPADLLVV encoded by the exons ATGACTATATGCAGTTTCTTTCTACAAGGTCGGTGTCGGTACGGAGAGAAATGTTGGAATGAACATCCAAgaggtggaagaggaggtggaggtggaggtggaagTGGAGGCGGAGGCGGAGGTGGAGGTGGATATGGAGACTACAACCGAAGTGGTGGAG GGTTTGGCAACCGGGTATGGGTGAATCCATCCCAACGGTCTGGAAACTACGTCCAGCCCTCGTCTTTCCCTCGTGGAGGGAATGACTGGAACCGAGGCAACAGCAGCACAGATAAAAGCTCAAACTTCAGTTTCACCACCCAGAACAGATTTGCTACCTTAAACACCCAGAATACCTTTGATAGAGGTGATCAAGGACGAGGAGATGAAAACGACAGACTCTT GGAAACCATTCAAAAAGACATGGAGATTTGGGAGGGATCAGGCCAGTGGCCCTTTTCCTGTTACTCTGTCCTCAAAGGCCCAATCTCAG GATTCATGGAACTCTCTCCTGAGGAACTTAGACTGGAATATTATACTGGTAGAGCATCTGGAGATCTGCAGAACTAT gCTAATTCAGTTCAACAGTTGGCCAATCAATGGAGGAATCGAGTTCAGGAGCTAAAAGCAATGAATCCTTCCATGAGAACTGCCCTG ATTTCAGAGTTGAACAATCCACCATCATCCCAAATTCAATCCCAGACGCCATCTGTTGGGTTTGGGGCACCAAACTCTGGGTTTCCCTCATCAACCCCTGGattgacatcatcatcatctggaTTTGAAACAGGAG GGTTTGGCCCCGTGAGTCAAAGCTCTGCTAGCTTCAGTTTTGCTTCACCCAACCCTGGCTTTGGAAACACTGGGACCCAGCCATCCGCTCCCTCTGGCTTTGGCAACACCACTGCTGGAAGTGGACAAGCGTCATCAGGCTTTGGTTCTACAGCTCCTTCATCTGCTCCCTCAGCTTCATCTTTCTCCTTTGCTAGTCCATCAGTGAGTAAAGAAAGCACCAGTGTCTTTGGATCTGCTGCAGCATTCAGTTtctcttcctccaccactggaaGCTTTGGCAGTGGTTTTGCCCCAGCTAACCCATCCATGGGTACTACCTTTGGTCTGCCCAGCAGTAGTGGGGCTTTCGGGGGCACTGTGCCTGGGGCAGTCACAGGCGTGGCTGCAGGCTCAGCTGAGAGCCTCTTTACTGCAAAGACTGAACTCACCCCTGATGAACTGAGGGAGTTTTCAGCAAAGAGGTTTACTCTGGGACAGATCCCTCTTAGACCTCCACCAGCTGATCTGTTGGTGGTGTGA
- the cyp51 gene encoding lanosterol 14-alpha demethylase, with protein MTIFETSSQLIESTVGKMSDNLTSMVLATSVFTLTLGYLSKLVFKQYQSSEKDAKYPPYIPSSIPFLGHAIAFGKSPIEFLENAYEKYGPVFSFTMVGKTFTYLLGSDAAALMFNSKNEDLNAEDVYSRLTTPVFGKGVAYDVPNPIFLEQKKMLKTGLNIAHFKQHVQIIEEETREYFNRWGDSGERNLFEALSELIILTASRCLHGKEIRSMLDEKVAQLYADLDGGFTHAAWLLPGWLPLPSFRKRDQAHREIKNIFYKVIQKRREATEKDDDILQTLIDATYKDGRPLTDDEIAGMLIGLLLAGQHTSSTTSAWLGFFLARDKAVQDRCYAEQKAVCGDDLPALHYDQLKDLNMLDRCLKETLRLRPPIMTMMRMAKSPQKVAGYTIPAGHQVCVSPTVNHRLQDTWTERLDFKPDRYLNENPAAGEKFAYVPFGAGRHRCIGENFAYAQIKTIWSVMLRLYEFDLVDGYFPTVNYTTMIHTPNNPVIRYKRRKH; from the exons ATGACTATTTTTGAAACCAGCAGCCAACTCATTGAGAGTACAGTGGGGAAGATGAGCGACAATTTGACATCAATGGTTCTTGCAACGTCTGTGTTTACACTCACTCTTGGATATTTATCTAAACTGGTGTTCAAGCAGTACCAGTCGTCCGAGAAAGATGCT AAATACCCTCCTTACATCCCATCAAGCATCCCTTTCCTTGGACACGCAATAGCTTTTGGAAAAAGCCCTATCGAGTTCTTGGAAAATGCATACGAGAAG TACGGCCCTGTGTTCAGCTTTACAATGGTGGGCAAGACTTTTACCTATTTGTTGGGCAGTGACGCCGCAGCCTTGATGTTCAACAGTAAGAACGAGGACCTTAATGCAGAGGACGTCTACTCAAGACTGACTACACCAGTCTTTGGCAAGGGTGTTGCCTATGACGTTCCGAACCCG ATATTTCTGGAGCAGAAGAAAATGTTGAAGACAGGGCTGAACATTGCCCATTTCAAACAGCATGTTCAGATCATTGAGGAGGAGACTAGGGAATACTTCAACCGATGGGGAGACAGTGGAGAAAGAA ACCTGTTTGAGGCTCTGTCTGAGCTGATCATTCTAACGGCTAGTCGCTGTCTCCATGGGAAGGAGATCCGTAGCATGCTGGATGAGAAGGTAGCCCAACTTTATGCGGATCTGGATGGAGGCTTCACTCACGCTGCGTGGCTTCTCCCTGGTTGGCTACCTCTTCCAAGCTTCAG GAAGAGGGACCAGgcacacagagaaatcaaaaACATCTTCTACAAAGTCATTCAGAAGCGCAGAGAGGCTACAGAGAAGGATGATGACATACTGCAAACCCTCATCGATGCCACCTACAA GGATGGTCGTCCCCTGACTGATGATGAGATTGCTGGCATGCTGATTGGCTTGCTCCTTGCTGGCCAGCACACGTCCTCCACTACCAGTGCGTGGCTGGGCTTCTTCCTGGCACGGGATAAGGCTGTCCAGGACCGCTGCTACGCTGAGCAGAAggctgtgtgtggtgatgaCCTGCCTGCTCTGCACTATGACCAG CTGAAGGACCTGAACATGTTGGATCGCTGCTTGAAAGAAACTCTTAGACTCCGCCCACCAATCATGACGATGATGAGAATGGCAAAATCTCCTCAG AAAGTTGCAGGTTACACCATCCCAGCTGGCCATCAGGTTTGTGTGTCTCCCACTGTAAACCACCGTCTTCAGGACACATGGACAGAGCGTTTGGACTTCAAACCTGACCGGTACCTCAATGAAAACCCAGCTGCAGGAGAGAAATTTGCCTATGTCCCATTCGGAGCAG GCCGTCATCGCTGCATCGGTGAGAACTTTGCGTACGCTCAGATCAAGACGATTTGGTCAGTCATGCTGCGACTGTATGAATTTGACTTGGTGGATGGATACTTCCCTACAGTGAACTACACTACGATGATTCACACTCCAAACAACCCAGTCATCAGATACAAACGGAGGAAACACTGA